The Cryptococcus neoformans var. grubii H99 chromosome 10, complete sequence genome segment ATAGCGATCACAGAAGAGTAGCAAAATTGTTGGCGGAGGGTTGACGGATTTACTGAAGTCTCAGCATGACGCTGGAGACTGCGTATCAGTTTACGCGACATGTCATGCATTATGTTTGTGCACTGCCATAATCTGGTGACAATATCCGGCTGCTTGTTTGTACATTGAAATCGATGAAATTTGAGAGCAAGTAGATAATGACTTGTCCTAAAAAAATACCGTAATGATTTAAGCGGTGAAGGGTATAAACGGATGAAGATCGTTTTTATTGCCACCGCCCCTCCTTCCAAAGCTTCGGGCTGACCCGTCTCACGTCCGACATCGTCATTTTATTTGCCGTTTCGTCCGTTGCCGTACATAACACTCGCTTCTTTACTGTTCTTGTTTGTAATTTGATATTTTGCCAATAATCTCACCAGCTATAAACATTCAGCATGTCCTGGAACCAATATCCAGGCGGTGGACACCACCAACAAAGCGGCTATGGCTACAGaccccctccccctcagTGGGCGCAACAGGgacctcctccccctcccaatATGGGGTATGTTTTTCGGCCGTCGATCAGTCTCATTACTAACCGTATCAAGATatcgccctcctcctcctcaaggATACTATAACCACCCTCCCCCGCCTCAGCAATACCAGCCACCAGCTCCTCAGCAAGGCGGTTATCAACAAGGGGGTTATCAACAGAATCAACAATCTCAGGGCAATTATAGAACAAGCAATGGAGGCTACGCACCTCCTACTGGTGCTCCTGTGGAGTCGAACTACCATCACACTGGCGCTGGTTACACTCCTCCCAATGGAACTCCTCATCAGAACTATGCGCCTTATGGAGCCGGCGCCCCGAGTGAGTCATCTTCCACATAGCTAGATGTATTATTTTCATCTCCCATACTTGCCATCTGGCAGAACACTGTGGCTGAAAGGAATGCAGTCCGACCACCATCCCAGGCGCAACATTATGGTCCGCAATTGCAAGGCCAGGGCGGGCAATCTGCACAGCCTTACTTTCAATACTCTCAATGTGAGTCGGCAGTATCATGGCCATAGGTACATTCGCGCTGACAGTACCGTAGGTACCGGTAAAAAGAAGGCTCTCTGTGTATGTGTTGCAATACAATATACTGGATTGTGTGACTAACGAACGGTCTTGCAGATTGGTATCAACTATGTTGGCTCATCTTCGGCTCTTGCGGGGTGTATTAATGACGCGCACAACGTTCAAAAGTTCCTTATCGGTGTGTCGGCCGTGAACAACAGCACAAAACTCTGCTGATCAGAATAGAGCGATACGGATACAAGTCTGAAGACATCGTCATGCTCACGGATGATGCCCGCAACCCCCGCCAGATTCCAACTCGTGCCAACATCCTCGCCGCTATGCAGTGGTTGGTCCAGGGTGCTAAGCCTAACGACTCTCTGTTCTTCCACTAGTAGGTTATCCCTCAAGACTCGAGCCCAGGCCAGTGCTGACTTAGTATGCAGCTCTGGACATGGCGGTCAAACGGAGGATTTGGATGgtgacgaggatgatggatatGACGAGGTTATTTACCCTCTGGATTTCAAGACTGCTGGCCACattgtggatgatgacaGTGAGTGATAATAATGTAATAAGTGTGCCTGTTACTTACTTTACCTGATAGTGTGCGTTTGATCATAACTCTGAGTTGCAATCAGAAGAGAGTCACTGATTGTAAAGACAGGCACAATATCATGGTCCGCCCTCTTCCCGCTGGTTGTCGTCTGACTGCGATCTACGATTCGTGAGCCTTCCAAGCGTCTGATCTGTTTTATTCTGCTGAACCTTTCTCAGCTGTCATTCTGGGACAGCCCTTGACTTGCCTTACATCTATTCCACCGAAGGTGTCATTAAAGAAcccaatcttcttgccgAGGCCGGTCAAGGTCTCCTCTCCGCCGGTATGTCTTATCTTCGAGGTGATACCGGCGGTATGCTCCAGGGTATCATGGGTATTGGTAAGAAGGTCATGAAGCAAAACTCTGGTGCTATGGAAAAGACACGACAGACCAAGACTTCTCCCGCGGATGTTATCAGTTGGTCCGGATGTAAGGATTCGCAAACCAGTGCCGATACGCAAGAGGCAGGCAGAGCAACAGGCGCAATGTCTTATGCGTTCATTGCTGCTTTAACCAAGTACCCTCAGCAGAGCTATGTGCAGTTATTGAACACTATCAGAGACGAATTGAAGGGCAAGTATGATCAAAAGCCCCAGTTGTCTGCAAGTCACCGTGAGTACTACCCTGTGCTAAAAAATATGATATATTCGAAGTCTGATACCACATCAGCCATAGATACCAACATCCTGTTCATCTGTTAAAGAAGCAAATTGCCATATATTTATATCGTTAGTTTATTGTTACGGGTATAGGTACCAGCATGAACTTCATTGGCATTTGATAttattttccttctctATGCCTGCGCGATAATGCAAGGGCATAGTTTCCCTTTGATCGCTGGTGTCTTTTTCACCTCACAGTCCTTTCAAACATCCTCGGCCATAGGAAGTGAAGAATTCCGCCTCACGTCCGCTCCGCGAAGGCAAACCATTTGTCGCTCAACTAGTACCTTGGTGGTGAAGGGGACCCGGAGGGAATTTCTGGTGCTGACGTCTCTTTTTCGTCACTGGTGTAAGCaaatggaaaagagaataCGTCCAAAATGAGCATGAAATAGAAACCAAATAAGATAATTGTACATACTTTGGGAACATTCTCTTGCAAAATCTTGAGAGTTCAAAAAAGCCTGATACCTCGCGTACAACGATTGAATTCAAGATAAATGAATTACGCACGCGTTTGAAGTTTCTGTATTTCTGTACCTGTCCCTTGTGCATTTCGAACTCTTCGGATTGTTGCATAGGAAGTTGCGtgctcctcttcgtcttcttctgcgTTTTATCATCACCGTTGTTTCTTTTGTCACTATTTTTGTTCGATCACTTGAAAAGTTATCAGAGACCAGGCTATGCATTATTCTTGTACGGAATGTGGAAGAAATGGTACAGTATGGTCCAGAGTAAAAATGCTTGAAGCTTGGCGATGGATGGCAACAACAGGATAACGAAAGAAGTGATACCCATGAATTACGTTATGCCGAGACTTGAAACTTTCGGTCTGCGTCTGACATCTTGGCATTCGGTATTTGGGCGCCATTGCTGCGAATTTCATGTATGTATCATGTACTCAAAAGTTTCAGAAACGTAAGATATGTAGACATCAGTCATCGACACTACTAGCATCAGAGGATTTTATCATCTCTGCAAAGCGTTATTGGTCAGTGATGTGGTGGGATGTGAATTGCGGAGGACAAACTATTACAACAACTAACAAGCTCTTATTACTGTACTTCTACAGTTACATGGTCCGTCTTCACACACAAAGTAGCGCGCCCACCACTACTGCTATAATGGCAAGGCCATTCATACCTTGACAGAAGTATGTTGCATGCTGCTTCCAGTTTCAGTCACCATGACAATTTGAAGGGACGTGCTAaacttcttgttcttccttccgtcttcttcttcctcctgttGATGACGGACAACAAAAGGCAAAATGATCCAAGGGTCATTGCCATGCGCTCGGACCACATATATACTATCAATTGGATGATATCTACAGGGACCAGCTGGCAGGCAGGTGTACCCTCTGGCTTGCAGTTGTGTGTTCAATATGATGTATGTCTTCGTGTTGGTTGTTGCTAGTCACAGTTCATCAGCATCGTTCATTAAtattttcctcctctccatctaCTTCTTCAATCGCTTATCATTCAGCCCGTTCGTTTCTAGCTTGCTCCTCCACATGCCTGTTACCACCGGACACTTATAATCGGCTCTCGATTGCAGCCGACAATCATGCCCACACGGCAGCATACAACagtaccaccaccacttcTTTTCCCTATCATCATTTGTTGTCTTCAAACCCCTAATATCAGCGCagtcttccttttccctcacTCTCGCATCTTTACTCCACAATCCCTCGTTGTAACAACATCCAGCTGTTTGaaccttgatcttctttttttgatCGACAGAAGCGGTCATCCCGCCTGACGGCAAAGCAGCTTGACGGCTCGACGCGACGTACGCATACAGTGGTAAGTCCATGACTGTTAGGAAGGGCCGCTCTATGTCCTGATGCGCAAACAGGTCCCTGAGAATAGTCGGAAAAGTAAAAAATCAAAAGCACGACGCGCACTGCAGCGCCCGCGCCGCGGTCACGATCGCGTTTTTGCCCTCATTTCGTGGAAGTTCTCGACTTTTGCTTTTTCCAGGGACATCCTATCTGTacacttccatctcttcttcccgtCTTCTCTCAACCTCTTTTTCATTAACcccctttttctctctctctctctctctctttttctcgcCACCACCCTCTATCCGCGCGATACAAACTGGCAGGACCAGACCGACTTGTTGATCAAGCCCGTGCCACATCTTCGACATtgtctttcatcttcctttccatcaTTGTCTATTTACATCTTAGAAGGCTCTCTGGTAGATCTCAGACGCCAAGACAAAAAAGGCTGCAGGCAGCTGTTTCGGTCATCAATAAGCATCTTCCCACTTGCTTCCCCCTTTGAGTGAGTACATGATGCGGCTCCTTTCACCTTTGAGAGTCCGCAGTTGCAGCCTGTTGCCGAACCGACCGAGCGTTGTACCAAAAGTTAAAGACATGGTTGGCTAACCATGAAACATGTAGGATTGATCCTTTATCCTCTCAGGTGTGCGTCTTCCTTATCCGTTTATGGTGATCAGTCTGCTGCTTAAGCATCGGCAAATTAGGC includes the following:
- a CDS encoding metacaspase-1, with protein sequence MSWNQYPGGGHHQQSGYGYRPPPPQWAQQGPPPPPNMGYRPPPPQGYYNHPPPPQQYQPPAPQQGGYQQGGYQQNQQSQGNYRTSNGGYAPPTGAPVESNYHHTGAGYTPPNGTPHQNYAPYGAGAPIRPPSQAQHYGPQLQGQGGQSAQPYFQYSQCTGKKKALCIGINYVGSSSALAGCINDAHNVQKFLIERYGYKSEDIVMLTDDARNPRQIPTRANILAAMQWLVQGAKPNDSLFFHYSGHGGQTEDLDGDEDDGYDEVIYPLDFKTAGHIVDDDITDCKDRHNIMVRPLPAGCRLTAIYDSCHSGTALDLPYIYSTEGVIKEPNLLAEAGQGLLSAGMSYLRGDTGGMLQGIMGIGKKVMKQNSGAMEKTRQTKTSPADVISWSGCKDSQTSADTQEAGRATGAMSYAFIAALTKYPQQSYVQLLNTIRDELKGKYDQKPQLSASHPIDTNILFIC